AGACTCTATGTAATTCAACTAGAATCAAGATGCCCACTTGGTATTTCTCGGTAAGCATAGCACAGCCAAGAAAAATAGTATTTAGCTGTGGCTAGTAGATGCTTGTCTGGTGGTAGGTCCCTTTGCTCCACACCTTGAATTTTTCCCAAGTTCCCGTAAAAAGAATCATTGTGTGAATTTCTTCGCAGGCTGATGTTGACGGAAATGGAGTCTTAGACTATGGGGAATTTGTTGCAGTTACCATTCACTTACAGCGGATAGAAAACGATGAGCATTTCCGCCGAGCTTTTATGTTCTTTGATAAAGATGGTAGTGGCTATATTGAAGTAGATGAACTACGAGAAGCGTTGGCTGATGAAACAGGcgaaactgattttgatgtgcTCAATGACATAATGCGAGAGGTTGATACGGACAAGGTTAGATTCTTGACTGAATCTTACCATACTTTCTCTAATCAATCAAATTACCTCACACCAAAAAGCTTTGAGTTCATGATACGTTTTTCTTTAGTCAAAACCATTTTTGCATTTTATTTCCAAAATACTTATTGAATAACCAAAATTAGAAAAATTTTGAACTCGGCATCTTGTCATAGTCGTAGGATTCTGTTGACAACCAGCTGTTGTATGTCACAGGACGGTCAAATTAATTACGAGGAATTTGTTGCGATGATGAAAACTGGAACGGATTGGAGAAAGGCGTCCCGGCAGTATTCAAGAGAAAGGTTCAAAAGCTTAAGTGTTAATCTGATGAAAGATGGGTCTCTGCAACTTCGGGATGAGCTTACCGGTCAATCTGTGGTGGtttaaaactttcaaaactgTGATATTTTCTCTTCCCGGTGGTCTTGTTGAATCCAACATCTCTTACTTCTTGACATTCGAAGTTTCGGAGAAGGTATAGACACAAGAAAATATTCGGACTACTCAGACGTGCGTGGTTGTTTAATGTGGAAGATATTTAGTACAGAATGAGATTTCCGGGACGATTGTGTAATCTTGTTTTTGTTTGTAGAATGTGTAGGATCATGTATTCTTTGGTTTCTGATATCCCTTTGTAATTTGAGACATTTCTTTAGTTGAAAAATGCTGATTAGAAATGTGTGGAATTTGGAATATGATTGTTCAACTTGTGTAAATGTTCCATAGGATATTGGAATTTCGACTTTTGTTCACCTCTCTGTACTTCTTTAGTTGAGAAATGTTGGGCTCGTTGTTTTGTGTACCCATATGTGAAAtaagttatatgtatattttatttttatttaattaatttaaatgaaaaagtctaaaaCAATAACAAGAAAATGAATTTTGATAAGTTGGTGGTAAATTCGGAAAGTCAAAAAGGCGATGTAAAGATACACCAATTCTTAAGTttaggagtaggtctcttgtgagacggtctcacgaatttttatctgtgagacgtatcaatctactgatattcacaataaaaagtaatactcttaatataaaaagtaatactttttcatggatgacccaaataagatatcaatctcataaaatatgtcatgtgagaccgtctcacacaaatttgtCTAAGTTTAGAGTCTATCAACTGTCGACGGACACATTTTTCACGTGCACAcacgaatttttttatataaaaaatatcatctaatggacattaaaaaatatataataaaataaatttaagataataaatattatatttgatcaccaaaaaatattgttaaaaattTCTTATATGATTTTAAGATATTGAATACGCCTATATATATTTAtccctaaaaatattttttattattctcaaaaaaattgttttctaaTGAGTcttcttatttaaaaatataaaagttgccATACCTGtggaatttaaaattaattattagtaaATAAATAGTTTGTTCTTCTTGTATTTGTTCGATGAACttggaaaaaaaattgcacTTGTGGACGCTGGCAGTGGCAGCTGAGCTGGTCATCCATTGGGCCATTACCCTTTCGTCCTCTCCGAAGGACCCGTCTCACTTTTTTGTGATCCGAATGAGATATATCATATGCATTAAGAAGACAAATCTGCAATAAAAATCTAATCTTTTCGAAATTCAACCAATCAACAAACGATGATGATGGGTATGCAAATTCAAACGAGTCATGCCCCGATTAATCATCCGTTGTTGTCAAAAACTTTTCTGCCAACAACCCACAAATTGTTTTTTCCTTGTAATTCAACCGCCGGGAGAGAAGACAAGAATCTTTATAGTTTTCTAAGTACAAAAGGGCTAAAGAGAGGAGGGCTGTGTGTAACTTCATCATCAAGCAATGTGGCCGCGCCAATGTGGGATGGCTGGACGCCTGAGAAGAGCTCCAAAGCTCCTTCCCTCAGTGATATAGTTTGGCCTTCTGCAGGTACAAGTTGTGTTCCCTTTCTTATTTACAAGTTTCTTTTAGCTGTATTGTGTGTGAATATGGGTTTTCTCTCTTTTCTTATACATAAACGTGGGACGAAATTGTTTGTGGCTAGCTAGTTCTATTTAAAGTTCATGGAAGGAGCCTTGGGATGGGGGAAAATTGCTAATTTAATtgataaaaacaataatttatatGACTTGCTTAAAATATATTGCTCACActttaagaatttttattttatcaagtaTTAGCTGTTAATCCCAGTTCCCGAACTCAAAATCTTGGTTCGTCAACAAAAGCAGTTGTTTAGTTTATAAGGTATTTTATACCGGGTAGAGTACTGTCTAAACTTTGATATATGTGCAGTTTGTTGTTAACAAAAGTCACGCCTTCAAATTTGTTCTTATCCAATTGCTAGGCGAGTATGAACTACTGATTTCGAGCTTTTTGAGCTGCTCTAGTGGTTGAAAgttattaatttatgatttgGTGGGGCTTTATACTGgacaggggcatttgcagccaTGGCTATATTGGGAAAGGTGGATCAAATGCTTGCACCCAAAGGCGTTTCGATCACAATTGCGCCACTAGGAGCGGTTTGTGCGGTTCTATTTGCCACCCCTTCTTCTCCTGGTGCCAGGGTATGCAGCCtttgatttcttttctttctattCGAATGCCTAAAACTCTGGCTGACAGCCCTTTACGTCTTGTGGCACTGTTATAATGAAGGAATGTGGAAAAATCATGCTGTTGGTAATACCAATACTACGTGTATTTACCTTTTTCCGTATTGTAGCTTTCAGAATGTTGTCTTATGTTGCTTCAGTTAAGGATTTAACTTCGACCATTGTGATAGGGTGTTCTTTCCTTTCACATTGCATACCCAAAAGGTTAAGAAAACGGCCACACAAATAACGGTAGAACTAAGGGTGGCTGGCAAAGATGATTGCTCCCTTTCCCTCCCAACCTTTCCTATAGGCTTATGTATTTCTGTTTATCATgtgtttataaaaatatgattttcccctctaaatgttttgatttttaatatCGTTCTATAGGCTTATGTATTTCTGTTTATCATgtgtatataaaaatatgattttcccCTCTAAATTTGCCCTTCCTATGTGAAATTCTGACTCCGGGACTGAATAGAGGAACCTAGATTACATAGTCATCAAAAGGGTTTTATGAATCTCAAATCGATTTTGACATCAAACTCTATATAACTAGTAATTCGCTGGCTTTACAAAACTCTGGTTTCCTTGAATCGTGGTAgttattttcattaaatattggCCTCCTTTCGCAGAAATACAATGTATTTGTGGCTCAAATTGGTTGTGCAGCAATAGGTGTTTTGGCATTCTCGGTTTTCGGTCCAGGTTGGCTAGCTCGGAGCACTGCTGTTGCTTCTGCCTTAGCCTTCATGATTTGCACTCGTGCAATACATCCACCAGGcaatatttttatgaataaacTCTCCTAAGCACGTTTTTTCCTGAAAAACGACGACATTTCTCTTACATTTACGAGTTCTTGAACTGCTAAGACTgagtttttttcttttggttttCAGCTGCAAGCTTGCCATTACTTTTCATTGATGGCATTAAGCTTCATCATTTGAACTTTTGGTATGCTTTGTTCCCTGGTGCAACTGGTTGCATCCTCTTGTGTCTGATTGTAAGTTTCTTTAGAATTCCTTACTCCTATAACGCTTGAACGTTTTCGTCTTGCTTAACTCAAGGTGTAGTGAAAAGGTCGCGTTTGATTTAGTTTTCCTTCTATCTCCCCTATCAGTAGAACGAGTGTGATCTATGAGATTCATAGTTAGTGTCAGAGTATAAAATTGTTGTCTGCGCCATAACTTTTGAAGAAAGTAGTTTCAACATGATAGCAGAGCCCGAAAGGTAAATGTGGAACACAATCCCCATACATATCATTAAGTTGGCCTTGGGTGGTGCACCAACTTATACATGTAAATGTTGAATATTAATTCTGGATATCCCGGTCTTCAACACCTATGTATTGCATATTACAGCCCAAGATCAAGTTTTTGGAAAAAGTGGTTTCAACCGATAGCTTTTATCGAACCTAATCATACATTATTTACATTGGCGGCTCCGCCACTGCATAAACCTGATGGGTTCATGCCAATGGACCAAACCTTAGGGTGTTTCTGTGTTACATACCTGCCAATAGATATCTCTACTCGGGATTTCAGTCGAAATGCACGCATTGCTTAAATGGTCTTATATTTATTTCAGAGATATATGTTATTCATAACTTGTATATGAGAATAGCTGATAAAATACCTTTACAAACCCCATAGATATGACTGAATACCATCTGATCACATTTTTGTGCTACGGTGCAGCAAGAAATGGTATGTTACTTGAAGGacaatttcagattttgattcTTGGAGTTGTGTAGGCTTCATCTTCCATTTCATAAAATGTATATCCAATTTAAAGTGTCAAAAGGCATGTCAATGGTTTGCTTACCCAACTGTATCTACGGACAAAGTGTAGCTTCAAATTTGTAGATAACATAGAATATTCTCTATTGAAGTTGTTCTGATGAAGATAAGCATCATATCCAAAAGTTGAGTTAGCACTTTCAATGAGTTGGATCCGGGACAAGGTTAACGCCCCGTCGTCATGCTAATATTCTTTGTATCATTCCAATCTTATCGTAGAGGCTACGTTCAATGCTTAGGTTGCGTACAATATGCATGCATAAACTCTTGACCTTGAAAATTATTTTGCGAgctattgaataaataaattgtgtTCAGATTCAGTTGGAATTATACTGAAAACATTTTAGACTGATTTGAGTTTGATTTTTTGAATACGAAAAAGATTAATATCTAAGATGGCTCCAAGAGCTTGTTTATAATCAGCCACGATAAGAATTTGTaagttcaaatatttaaatctgatTCGTTGTGTAATTTcgaattttggaaaataaagataaaaggATGACAAATAAATCGACTGTTTCTGTTTAAGTTGGATCCCGATTCACTCCACATTAATTAATTCCTATTAAAATCACATGCGAGTCGGAATAAAATAAAGTCCCATTGTGCTGACAAGCATAAGCTGAGAAATGATACTTCTAAGTATTTAATCTGCAATTAGCCAGTTGTCACCAAATTCAATATAGTCAAGTAGAACCAAAGTGGCATCAGATACCAAAATCTCAAGTTTGAGATGAAGTATCGGGTTCGAACACCAATTGTAATAAATCTTTCACCAAActcaaaaaaactaaaaaaaaaaaaggcagtAACCAAAGTGTATTTAGTAATCTATGCTATATGGTCACATTATGTTTTCCAAGTCACATGCCACAATCGATGGTGCTTTTTTCCCTATATGTTCTTAGCTCATCTAAAGTCTCCAACTAGAGTAGCACCTCAACTGGAAATTCTTACTTTTGGGCTTAAATGGAAATAGGATCTTGGGAGGTCTTTCAAACAGTATTTTTAATAGTGGTAAAAGAAATTGGCCGATATCATGTATGTAAATAGTGGCTccagatttattttatttctctttaCCAAGCAATATAAACTCAATATTGTGCGCCACAATTTTTGCGGTAGGGCGCAGTATATCGCCGTTTCCTCCACAAGATTCATCGggagaaagaatttgaagaaCATAGAACATACTGATATTTCAACACAGGATCGAAATGCTCGTCACGAATTAGTACTCTCATTTGTCATCAAAATCAGTTTCTAAACGAGTCCAATCCACAAAGACTGTGCCAAAACAAGAGTACAATACGGTAGTAGCTGTTTCAAACATAGCTAGAAAACGAAACAAGTACAAATATTGTCAAATGTACTTTCATATACTGCCATAAAGAAGCTTGAAGTGAaggaagaaaataaata
This genomic interval from Primulina huaijiensis isolate GDHJ02 chromosome 14, ASM1229523v2, whole genome shotgun sequence contains the following:
- the LOC140956894 gene encoding uncharacterized protein; protein product: MMMGMQIQTSHAPINHPLLSKTFLPTTHKLFFPCNSTAGREDKNLYSFLSTKGLKRGGLCVTSSSSNVAAPMWDGWTPEKSSKAPSLSDIVWPSAGAFAAMAILGKVDQMLAPKGVSITIAPLGAVCAVLFATPSSPGARKYNVFVAQIGCAAIGVLAFSVFGPGWLARSTAVASALAFMICTRAIHPPAASLPLLFIDGIKLHHLNFWYALFPGATGCILLCLIQEMVCYLKDNFRF